One segment of Mesoplodon densirostris isolate mMesDen1 chromosome 6, mMesDen1 primary haplotype, whole genome shotgun sequence DNA contains the following:
- the NANS gene encoding sialic acid synthase: MPLELELCPGRWVGGQHPCFIIAEIGQNHQGDLDVAKRMIRMAKECGADCAKFQKSELEYKFNRKALERPYTSKHSWGKTYGEHKRHLEFSHAQYKELQKYAEEVGIFFTASGMDEMAVEFLHELNVPFFKVGSGDTNNFPYLEKTAKKGRPMVISSGMQSMDTMKQVYQIVKPLNPNFCFLQCTSAYPLQPEDVNLCVISEYQKLFPDIPIGYSGHETGIVISVAAVALGAKVLERHVTLDKTWKGSDHSASLEPGELAELVRSVRLVERALGSPTKQLLPCEMACNEKLGKSVVAKVKIPEGTILTLDMLTVKVGEPKGYPPEDIFSLVGKKVLVTVEEDDTIMEESVENHGKKIKS, from the exons ATGCCGCTGGAGCTGGAGCTGTGTCCCGGGCGCTGGGTGGGCGGGCAGCACCCATGCTTCATCATTGCCGAGATCGGCCAGAACCACCAGGGCGACCTGGACGTGGCCAAGCGCATGATCCGCATGGCCAAG GAGTGTGGCGCTGACTGTGCCAAGTTCCAGAAGAGTGAGCTGGAGTATAAGTTTAATCGGAAAGCCTTGGAGAGGCCGTATACTTCGAAGCATTCCTGGGGGAAAACGTACGGGGAGCACAAACGCCACCTGGAATTCAGCCACGCCCAGTACAAGGAGCTGCAGAAATATGCCGAGGAGGTTGGCATCTTCTTCACTGCCTCCGGCATGGATGAG ATGGCAGTTGAGTTTCTGCATGAACTGAATGTTCCATTTTTCAAAGTTGGATCTGGGGACACTAACAACTTCCCTTATCTGGAAAAGACAGCCAAAAAAG GCCGCCCAATGGTCATCTCCAGTGGGATGCAGTCCATGGACACCATGAAGCAAGTCTATCAGATTGTGAAGCCCCTCAACCCCAACTTCTGCTTCCTCCAGTGCACCAGTGCGTACCCGCTCCAGCCCGAGGACGTCAACCTGTGCGTCATCTCG gaATATCAGAAGCTCTTTCCTGACATTCCCATAGGGTATTCTGGGCATGAAACAGGTATAGTGATATCTGTGGCTGCAGTGGCTCTGGGGGCCAAGGTCTTGGAGCGTCACGTAACTTTGGACAAGACCTGGAAGGGGAGTGACCACTCGGCCTCGCTGGAGCCTGGGGAGCTGGCCGAGCTAGTGCGGTCCGTGCGCCTCGTGGAGAGGGCTCTGGGCTCCCCGACCAAGCAGCTGCTGCCCTGTGAGATGGCCTGCAACGAAAAG CTGGGCAAGTCTGTGGTGGCCAAAGTGAAAATTCCGGAAGGCACCATTCTAACACTGGACATGCTCACTGTGAAGGTGGGTGAGCCCAAAGGCTACCCTCCTGAAGACATCTTCAGTCTGGTGGGCAAGAAGGTCCTGGTCACTGTGGAAGAAGATGACACCATCATGGAGGAATCAGTAGAAAATCATGGCAAAAAAATCAAGTCTTAA